One genomic segment of Brassica napus cultivar Da-Ae chromosome A3, Da-Ae, whole genome shotgun sequence includes these proteins:
- the LOC106443612 gene encoding peroxidase 22-like, whose amino-acid sequence MKFSPSFSCSAMGALILGCLLLRASISNAQLRPDFYFGTCPHVFDIIGNVIVDELASDPRIAASILRLHFHDCFVNGCDASILLDNSTSFRTEKDAAPNANSARGFNVIDRMKAKLETACPKTVSCADVLTIASQISVLLSGGPWWPLPLGRRDSLQAFFDLANTALPSPFFTLAELKASFVAVGLNLSSDLVALSGGHTFGRAQCQFVTPRLYNFNGTNSPDPSINPTYLAQLRGLCPQNGNGTVLVNFDPVTPDGFDNKYYTNLRNGRGLIQSDQELFSTPQADTIPLVEQYSSNQTAFFDAFAKAMIRMGDLKPLTGNQGEIRLNCSVVNSRIMSVENEDDGVVSSI is encoded by the exons ATGAAGTTTTCTCCTTCATTTTCTTGCAGTGCTATGGGAGCCTTAATATTAGGTTGCCTTCTGCTTCGAGCATCCATCTCTAATGCTCAATTGAGGCCGGATTTCTATTTCGGAACATGCCCGCATGTTTTCGATATCATTGGGAATGTCATCGTCGATGAATTGGCCTCCGACCCTCGTATTGCCGCTAGCATCCTGCGCCTACACTTCCATGACTGCTTTGTTAAT GGCTGTGATGCATCAATCCTCCTGGACAATTCCACATCATTCAGGACTGAGAAAGATGCTGCTCCAAACGCAAATTCAGCTAGAGGATTTAATGTCATAGATAGAATGAAAGCCAAGCTTGAGACAGCTTGCCCCAAAACAGTGTCTTGTGCAGATGTTCTCACTATTGCTTCTCAAATATCAGTccttttg TCAGGAGGTCCATGGTGGCCGCTTCCGTTGGGGAGGAGAGACAGCTTACAAGCTTTCTTCGATCTGGCTAATACAGCTCTTCCTTCTCCATTTTTCACTCTTGCTGAACTTAAAGCAAGTTTTGTTGCCGTTGGTCTAAACCTCTCCTCAGATCTAGTCGCTCTTTCTG GTGGTCACACATTTGGAAGAGCACAATGTCAATTTGTGACACCTCGTCTTTACAACTTCAACGGTACCAATAGCCCAGACCCGAGTATTAACCCAACTTACCTCGCCCAACTACGTGGACTGTGCCCTCAAAACGGAAACGGCACCGTTCTTGTCAACTTCGACCCCGTGACTCCCGATGGTTTCGATAATAAATACTACACTAATCTTCGTAACGGGAGAGGTCTGATTCAGAGTGATCAAGAACTGTTTTCGACTCCTCAAGCCGACACGATTCCACTAGTGGAGCAATACAGCAGCAACCAGACCGCGTTCTTTGATGCATTCGCAAAAGCAATGATTCGGATGGGAGATCTTAAACCTTTGACTGGGAATCAAGGTGAGATAAGACTGAATTGTAGTGTTGTGAACTCAAGGATCATGAGTGTGGAGAATGAAGATGATGGTGTTGTGAGTTCGATTTGA